CGCTTCCCCGACGGCCCCGTACGGCTCACCCTCGGCGACGAGTTCACCATCACCACCGACGACGTCCCCGGCACCCGCCGCGAGGTGTCCACCACCTACCAGGGGCTGCCAGGCGACGTCAGCCCCGGCGACAGCGTCCTCATCGACGACGGCCGCGTCGCCCTCAAGGTCACCTCCGTCGAGGGCACCCGCGTCCACACCACGGTCACCGTCGGCGGCATGGTCTCCGACAACAAGGGCCTCAACCTGCCCGGCGTCCCGGTCAGCGTCCCCGCCCTCACCGAGAAGGACGAGCGCGACCTGCGCTGGGCCCTGCGCCTCGGCGTCGACCTCGTCGCCCTGTCCTTCGTCCGCACCCCCGCCGACGCCGACATCTGCTACCAGATCATGGAGGAGGAGGGCGTCCGCGTCCCCCTCATCGGCAAGATCGAGAAGCCGCAGGCCGTCGAGCGCCTCCCCGAGATCGTCGCCGCCTTCGACGGCATCATGGTCGCCCGCGGCGACCTCGGCGTCGAACTGCCCCTCGAACAGGTGCCGATCGTCCAGAAGCGCGCCATCGAGCTGTGCCGCGAGAAGGCCCGCCCGGTCATCGTCGCCACCCAGATGCTCGAATCCATGATCTCCGCGCCGCGCCCCACCCGCGCCGAGACCTCCGACGTCGCCAACGCCGTCTTCGAGGGCGCCGACGCCGTCATGCTCTCCGGCGAGACCAGCGTCGGCCAGTACCCCATCGAGTCCGTCCTCACGATGAGCCGCATCGTGCAGACCGCCGAGCAGGCCTCCCTCCAGGCCACCCACACCCTGGAGCGGATGCCCGAGACCGTCGGCGGCGCCATCGCCCGCGCCGCCGCCGAGGTCGGCGCGATCGTCGGCGCCGAGGCCCTCGCCGCCTTCACCATGTCCGGCGAGACCGCCCGGCGCCTGTCGCGCTACCGCTCGCCGATCCCCCTGCTCGCCTTCACCTCCGTGCCCGCCGTCCGCGGCCGGCTCGCCCACGTCTGGGGCGTCGAGACCTTCATCGTCCCCCAGGTCGACCACACCGACACCATGGTCCGCCAGGTCGAGCAGGCCCTCCTCGAACTCGGCCGCTTCCAGAAGGGCGACAAGATCGTCGTCGTCGCCGGTTCGCCCCCCGGCACCGCCGGCTCGACGAACGCCCTGCGCGTGCACAGCCTCGGCGACGCCATCGCCATCCCCCACTGACCACCACCCCTGCCGGGCACCGCGCGACCCGCACCCCGCGCGGTGCCCGGCTCCTTCTTCCCCCCTTCCACGGCCGAACCCGGCGGCCCTCGCGCTTGCGCGCCCCAATCACCGCCCGGTCTCAATTCCGCGACGCTCCGGAAACCTGCCGCGCCCTAGTACTTGGGCCCGACGAACGCGTCCAGCCGCGCCACCGCCTCCCTTTTCGCGACCGAGATGTTCTTCGCGTTCATCTGCGTCCACGCGACCCCGAGCCGATCCAGCGCATCGGTGAACAACCTCTGGATGTCCAGCGAGACGTTCGCGAAGTTGTAGCGGGGGTATTCGTACCAGCGGTCCCCGTCTCGGAGGCGTTTGCGCACGCGGTTCGTGACCCGGCATCCGTCCGAGTGGATCAGCCCGCGGACGAACTCCTCTGTTCGCTCCTCGACGATGTCCTGCTGCCACCCCGCCAACTC
The sequence above is a segment of the Actinomadura coerulea genome. Coding sequences within it:
- the pyk gene encoding pyruvate kinase, with the protein product MTRRAKIVSTIGPACSSSEQINALVEAGIDVARLNMSHGDYAVHEEVYHRIRAAADATGRGVGILADLQGPKIRIGRFPDGPVRLTLGDEFTITTDDVPGTRREVSTTYQGLPGDVSPGDSVLIDDGRVALKVTSVEGTRVHTTVTVGGMVSDNKGLNLPGVPVSVPALTEKDERDLRWALRLGVDLVALSFVRTPADADICYQIMEEEGVRVPLIGKIEKPQAVERLPEIVAAFDGIMVARGDLGVELPLEQVPIVQKRAIELCREKARPVIVATQMLESMISAPRPTRAETSDVANAVFEGADAVMLSGETSVGQYPIESVLTMSRIVQTAEQASLQATHTLERMPETVGGAIARAAAEVGAIVGAEALAAFTMSGETARRLSRYRSPIPLLAFTSVPAVRGRLAHVWGVETFIVPQVDHTDTMVRQVEQALLELGRFQKGDKIVVVAGSPPGTAGSTNALRVHSLGDAIAIPH